The sequence GTGATTTTGGCATCATTATTTGAAGCTGAGCCCGAGAAAGCTTCGACAGCAGTTTTACTAAGCACAGCCTTTGCACTTTTCTATGTGCCACTTTTAGCCAGTTTCTTTTTCCGATAGGACTCAACCATCTTAGATCTTAAAACTTGAAAACTCAATCCATCAGCCGCAATGTAAAAGAATATGAGATGTTTGTAAACTTTGTTTTAGGCAAATCGTTTTTTAATTCGTAAGAGCAGTTTTTTATATGTTTTTACCAATCTATTTTTAAAAAACAGCAAAGTCAAGGTTTCATAAGAGAGAAAAATTTTAGCCCTTGTTAAAATTGAGAATTGACCGAGGGCTAAAATCTATTTTAAGATTTCTGATCAATGACCTGTTTTAATTCATCTAATCTTGTTGCCCCGAGTATATGAGTGATATGTAAGTCGCGTTGCGGAAAGGGTTGATCAAGTTTATTCTGACGCAAGGCTTCATTGATAGCGATGAGGTAATCTGATTGCGTCGTTGCTTTGATTTTGGAAACCCAAAGAACTAAATCAAATTCTAAACCGCTCTCTGCTAGCTTAGTTAAGACTACTATAGGTTCATCAAAGCCGAGCTTCAGTAATGTATCAGGCATTTTTATTGCTGTCTCTAAGATGACTTTTTGTACAATTTTTGGATCTGTGCCATAAGCTACAGAAAAGGGGATGCGCAGGCGCCTATACGTATGCCTAAAGGTCCAGTTGCTAATCTTATTGCTAATCATATCAGCATTTGGAACAATAATTTCTACTCCATCAGGGTTTGTCAATAATGTGCTACGCACATTAATTTCGCGAATTTCTCCTTTGAACCCTGGTGCGACTTCTATAAAATCACCGATTTTTAACTGGCTTTCGAATAACATAATAATTCCAGAAACAAAATTATTAAAAATGGATTGAAGGCCAAATCCTAATCCTACGCCCAATGCACCTGCAATTAAAAGAAAATTGGAAAAGTCAAAGCCAATAGAGGAAAGAGCTAATAGCAAGCCTAAAGTAAGTACTAAGTAATGAAGCAACCGCGATAAACGATAAACAATGGAGCGTTGTACTTTCTTTTTTTCTAATGCATAGTTAGATAAGGTTCGTATGAGAAAGCGCGAAGCATACAAAGTAAGGACTAAAATGGCTAAAAAGCGTAAGAGCCCCCAGTAGGTGACAGCGGTCAACCCAATATGAAAAATCGTTGTACTTAAGGCATTCTTTACATATGACAATCCTTTGGTGAAGAAAGCAATTAAAGAGGATAAATAGTAAGAAAATCTTCCTTGGAGAACATTTGCATGCTCCTTAATTAACCGAATCAAAAATTCACTATCATCGATGTGACTTTGTAATGTTTGCATGGTCAGTAAATTTTCTTGAGCCAAGCTATATGCTTGCGAAGACCCTTGGCTACCGACGCTCAGAGAGAGCATTTCTCCATAGCGCTGCATAGAATTTTGTAGCTTGTCGAGCCAATTATCTGTTGTCTGACGTAAATTTCTTAATTGCTGTTGCCAATAAATAATTTTTTGATTTACTTTTGCTATGTCCACATTTTGATTAGGATGGATCAAGGAAGCTAGGGTCAATTTCATTTCTGAAAAAATAAGTTTTTGCTTTGCGGATAATTCTTTTAAAGAAGATTTGAGGATTTCTTGGTCACTAGTGCTATCCTGATTATCAATTATTAAATCGGCTTCTTTGGCTTGGTGAGCATTTTTTGTCTCTAGCCAATCATTTTTTAAAAATTTTGTATCTTGTCTGATAGAGACTAACTCATTATCGCTCACAACGATTCTATTTCGAGCATAAGAAAGCTCATCTTCCTCATTTTTTAAGTTTGCCTGCACCACTGCGATGTTGCGCTGAATGATTTTTTGTTTGCGTTCACCAATTTTTACTAAAATTAAATAATAAAGAGTCTCTAAGCCACTTTCTACTTTCTCGGCTGTTTCTGGTTGTAATTTTCGATAAAACTCTAATTCACGATCAAAGTTATCGGATGCTGCAGATAACTGACTTTTATTTTCCTTTTCCGCATCGTAAAGCGATTTTAAATCCAACTTGCTTTTACGGATAGCATGGTGCAGATTTAATAAATCGGTTAAACGATAGCTTTTTGCAAATTCTCTTGGTACGCTTGAGTCAATATCATTGGGGGTAGGTGTTGCTGAAAGCGATTTTAAACCCGAACGAATTTTTGCAATAATACTGTCAAATTTTTTATTACCACTTGCTTCAATTTTTGTAAGCAATTGCGAAAAACTTTCCAGACGCTCATTAAGCGTGCCATCATCAGTGTCAAAATAAGTTAGTACCGTTTCATTAATAGCAGAGGGGTTAGGGGGAGAGGGGCTATCAGTATTTTCTGCTTTTAAAGGAACAAATAACGCGTGAATCAAAAGAGCGTAGAAAATAAGAATTTTATTAAATTTTCCATTCATTGAAAAAAAACCTCATTTTAGAGTAGCATCATAACCCTTTTTATCTATTTTTAGTGGGGATTTAATGCGCATATTCTGTTTATTTTTGACACTTTACTCAACCTTATATCATTTTACGATGAATGCTGAAACAGCTTTTGCTATTGGCGAAGGTTATAGGGAAGACAATTTAAATTGGAGTATTGCCGGGCTTAATGATGAACCAAACATTTTATCTGAGCTCGATTGGAAAAACATTAAAATGGTTCAAATTTCAGGAGCTTTTTGTCAATCAATAGCGGGGATCTGTTTTTTTGCAGACGGAGATTATGCAAAGATTTATGATGGGAAAAACAGAGATTCTGATTATTTTGGCAACCATCGAACATTAGAGTTTTCAAGAAGTTATGCTGATGCAAGCAAAGGCCATGCCTACGATCTTTGCACTGGGATAGGTTGGAATACAAATTTTTTAATCAGCCCTATTGAATTCTGCCCACAAATTGGGTACTCTTACCACAAACAGCATTTGACATTGAGGAAGGGGGTTTTAGTAATAGATCGCATTGCTGGGAAAACGGGACCTATTAATGGTTTAAATAGCAGCTATGTCTCCTGCTGGCATGGTCCGTGGATTGGCTTTGATACTTGTGTGAACTTTTATTCACCCTTGACTATTTTTGGTGGAATCCGCGCCCACTTGGTTTCTTACAAAGCAAAAGGCCACTGGAACCTTCGCTCTGAATTTGCAGATAATTTTATTCAAGAGGGCGTTGGCTATGGTCTATTCGGACAAGTCGGGATTCAATATGATTTAACAAAACGATTAACCATTGGAATTCTGGGGAGCTACCAAGAATTTAAAATCTGCTACGGTCGAGATAGACTCTCTTTCAGATTTAACTATATAGATGAAAATGGCAACACAAGATCAGCTTTTAAAACCATTGGCTTAAGACTTAATGAGGTAAATTGGGATTCGCTTCGACTCCAAGCCTACATAACTTTTAATTTTTAAATGAGATAAGATGACAGATCCAGTTTTAAATGTGCAGGGACTCACTGCTAAGTTAAAATTGGGTAATTCTTCTTACAAAGTAGTGGATAAAGTCTCCTTTCTTCTATTTCCAGGAAAAACTTTAGCGCTTGTGGGGGAATCCGGATGCGGGAAATCACTGACAGCCCTCTCTATATTGCGTATTCTTCCATCTCCTCCGGCTCTCTCTCCAGAAGGGTCCATCTTTTTTCATGGTGAGAATTTGTTGACCTTATCAGAGAAAAAAATGAGTGCTTTGCGGGGAAAATCACTAGCCATGATCTTCCAAGACCCCTCTTCAGCTCTCAATCCTGTCTATTCAATAGGATCTCAACTTGTTGAAGTTGCGGAACTTCATCTTAATCTTTATGGTGATGAGGCTTTTCGAAAGGTGATCGAAATTTTACATAAAGTAGGGATTCCTTCTCCTGAAAAAAGGTTTTACAGTTACCCTCATCAACTTTCCGGCGGTATGCGGCAAAGAATCCTCATTGCCATGGCTCTCATGTGCGAGCCAGAAGTGTTAATTGCTGATGAGCCTACTACAGCCTTAGATGTGACTATCCAAGCTCAGGTGTTAGATCTTATCCGTGATTTACAGAAACAGAATAAAATGGCCCTTCTTCTCATCACTCACGATATGGGAGTTGTGGCTGAAATGGCTGATGAGGTCGTTGTTATGTATGCCACACAAATTGTTGAAAAAGGGGCGGTTCAGCAAATTTTCGATCAGCCATCCCACCCATATACAGTGGCTCTGTTTAAATCTAGGCCTTCGACAGAAACGAATAAAGGAGAGCTTCCAACCATTAAGGGGAGTGTCCCAAATTTAAGACATATTCCAAAAGGGTGTCCTTTTCATCCAAGGTGCCCTTTTGCCATGGAAAAATGCCGCACAGGTCATGTGCCGGAGTTTATCATTAACAGCAATCCTTTGCATACAGCGCGTTGCTGGCTTCACGAAAAGCAAGAGATACTTTTATGAGCAATCCTCTTTTAAAAGTGATTAGTTTGGAAAAATTTTTTCCGATTTTTTCAGGTATTTTTCGAAAAAAAGTTGCTGAAGTTAAAGCTGTTAACAATGTTTCATTTCATCTAAATAAGGGAGAAGTCCTTGCGATAGTGGGGGAGTCTGGTAGCGGAAAAAGCACTCTAGGAAGAGCAAGTATTCGTTTAATTGAGCCGACTAAAGGAGATCTTTATTTTAGAGGAAAAAACCTGACTGAAATGAATCAAAGGGAATTATTCACTATCCGTCCTGAGATGCAGATGGTTTTTCAAAATCCTCTAGCCTCCTTGAACCCTC comes from Chlamydiales bacterium STE3 and encodes:
- a CDS encoding Uncharacterized protein (Product derived from UniProtKB/Trembl:F8KXW4), which encodes MRIFCLFLTLYSTLYHFTMNAETAFAIGEGYREDNLNWSIAGLNDEPNILSELDWKNIKMVQISGAFCQSIAGICFFADGDYAKIYDGKNRDSDYFGNHRTLEFSRSYADASKGHAYDLCTGIGWNTNFLISPIEFCPQIGYSYHKQHLTLRKGVLVIDRIAGKTGPINGLNSSYVSCWHGPWIGFDTCVNFYSPLTIFGGIRAHLVSYKAKGHWNLRSEFADNFIQEGVGYGLFGQVGIQYDLTKRLTIGILGSYQEFKICYGRDRLSFRFNYIDENGNTRSAFKTIGLRLNEVNWDSLRLQAYITFNF
- a CDS encoding putative peptide ABC transporter ATP-binding protein y4tR (Product derived from UniProtKB/Swiss-Prot:Q53193;Gene name derived from UniProtKB/Trembl:F8KXQ6); the encoded protein is MTDPVLNVQGLTAKLKLGNSSYKVVDKVSFLLFPGKTLALVGESGCGKSLTALSILRILPSPPALSPEGSIFFHGENLLTLSEKKMSALRGKSLAMIFQDPSSALNPVYSIGSQLVEVAELHLNLYGDEAFRKVIEILHKVGIPSPEKRFYSYPHQLSGGMRQRILIAMALMCEPEVLIADEPTTALDVTIQAQVLDLIRDLQKQNKMALLLITHDMGVVAEMADEVVVMYATQIVEKGAVQQIFDQPSHPYTVALFKSRPSTETNKGELPTIKGSVPNLRHIPKGCPFHPRCPFAMEKCRTGHVPEFIINSNPLHTARCWLHEKQEILL